The Streptomyces tubercidicus DNA segment CCATGGCCTGCATAAAGTGGCGATGACACAGTGCACGCACGTATCACCCACCACAGCAGGAGGCCGGCGACCATGAGCGACGCGAATTCCGAGCCGCAGGGGCCCGAGGCGATCGAGCACGCGCACGACCCCGAGGTGCTGCAGCTCGCGGCAAAGGTGTTCGACTTGGCGCGGCACGGCGACACCGACACCGTCGCCGCCTACGTGGACGCGGGCGTACCCGCCAACCTGACGAACGACAAGGGCGACTCGCTCGTGATGCTGGCGGCGTACCACGGCCACCCCGCCACCGTGGAGGCCCTGTTGCAGCGCGGCGCCGACGCCGACCGCCCCAACGACCGCGGCCAGACCCCGCTCGCCGGCGCGGTGTTCAAGGCGGAGGACGAGGTCATCAAGGTCCTGATGGCGCACGGCGCGGACCCGTCGGCAGGCACCCCGTCGGCGATCGACACGGCCCGGATGTTCGAGAAGGCGGAGCTGCTGAAGCTGTTCGGGGCGGAATGACGCGGTAGGTGGCGGGCTGGTGGGCGGTGGGCCGGTGGCCGGTGGGCCGGCAGAGGGCCCGGTAGGCGGTCCGGCAGAGGGCTGGCAGGCGGTCCGGGTGGGCGAGGCCCGGCCCGCCGGCCCATGCGGCCCGACTCAGACGCCACGCTTGACCTCAAGCTCGCTTGAGGTTCTAGCGTCGAGTCCCGACGGCACCCCGCCGCCGACCCGCACGCCACGAAGGACCTCGCATGCCCGAGCACCCGTACCGCCTCGCAGTGATCATCGGCAGTACCCGGGAGGGCCGGTTCGCACCCGTCATCGCGAACTGGTTCACCCGGCACACCGAAAACCACCCGCACATCGACGTGGACGTCATCGACCTCGAAGCCGTCCGCCCGTACGAACTCCGTTACGGCAGCGAGGAGTACGAGACCTTCGCCAAGCGCGTCGACGAGGCGGACGCCTTCGTCGTGATCACGCCGGAGTACAACCACTCCTTCCCTGCCCCGCTCAAGCACGCCATCGACCTGCTGCGTTCCCCGTGGCAGGCCAAGCCGGTCGGCTTCGTGTCGTACGGCGGGATCTCAGGCGGACTCCGCGCCGTCGAACAACTGCGGCTGGTCTTCGCGGAGTTGCACGCCACGACGGTGCGCGAAACGGTCAGCTTCCCACTCGCCGGCAAG contains these protein-coding regions:
- a CDS encoding NADPH-dependent FMN reductase, translating into MPEHPYRLAVIIGSTREGRFAPVIANWFTRHTENHPHIDVDVIDLEAVRPYELRYGSEEYETFAKRVDEADAFVVITPEYNHSFPAPLKHAIDLLRSPWQAKPVGFVSYGGISGGLRAVEQLRLVFAELHATTVRETVSFPLAGKLFDDTGRLHDPAPAAQAADTLLHQLTWWAVTLREARATRPYGG
- a CDS encoding ankyrin repeat domain-containing protein, which translates into the protein MSDANSEPQGPEAIEHAHDPEVLQLAAKVFDLARHGDTDTVAAYVDAGVPANLTNDKGDSLVMLAAYHGHPATVEALLQRGADADRPNDRGQTPLAGAVFKAEDEVIKVLMAHGADPSAGTPSAIDTARMFEKAELLKLFGAE